The Elgaria multicarinata webbii isolate HBS135686 ecotype San Diego chromosome 1, rElgMul1.1.pri, whole genome shotgun sequence genome has a window encoding:
- the HSD17B7 gene encoding 3-keto-steroid reductase/17-beta-hydroxysteroid dehydrogenase 7 isoform X1, whose amino-acid sequence MQKVAVITGASSGIGSALCHRLLQEDADLHVCLACRNMDKANATRNELLYYYPHADISLIQIDVGKLDSVLHAAKEIKTRFQRLDYLFLNAGIMVKPRVSLRAFLRGIFSRSSKQHTWGAQVVSHPNTDQAQTCIASVMEHPQVEQNEAKTSFSQRIIRMLSTAEGLMSQEDRVTPDGLQEVFETNFFGHFILIRQLEALLCCVEKPSKLVWTSSVNAHKNNFSLDDYQHQHGKEAYSSSKYATDLASVALNNHYNKQGLYSSVICPGVVMTNMTYEILHPLFWKLFLPILWLLRLLTPTYTLTPYNGAEAQIWLLKQKPELLDPLAKFHSCTTFLGKNYVETRKMDVTEDMAKKFYKKMLELEKQVLNSCHQHKK is encoded by the exons TGGAATTGGTTCCGCGCTGTGCCACCGTCTCCTTCAAGAAGATGCCGACCTCCACGTGTGTTTAGCCTGCAGGAACATGGACAAGGCCAACGCCACCCGTAATGAACTGCTGTACTACTACCCTCATGCAGACATCAGCCTAATTCAAATAGACGTTGGCAAGCTGGATTCTGTCCTACATGCAGCCAAAGAGATCAAGACAAG ATTTCAGCGTTTGGATTATCTCTTCTTGAATGCTGGGATCATGGTAAAGCCACGTGTCAGTTTGAGGGCATTTTTACGTGGCATCTTCTCCAG gagtTCAAAGCAACACACATGGGGtgcccaggtggtctcccatccaaatacTGACCAGGCCCAAACCTGTATAGCTTCAGTGATGGAACATCCTCAAGTGGAACAAAATGAAGCAAAGACCTCTTTTTCCCA GCGAATAATCCGGATGTTGTCCACAGCAGAAGGGCTAATGAGCCAGGAGGACAGGGTCACTCCAGATGGCCTACAGGAGGTCTTTGAAACCAACTTCTTTGGACATTTCATACTG ATCCGGCAGCTGGAGGCTCTGCTTTGCTGTGTTGAAAAGCCCTCCAAGCTGGTCTGGACTTCTTCGGTCAATGCCCATAAAAATAACTTCAGTCTCGACGATTACCAGCACCAGCACGGCAAGGAGGCCTACAGCTCCTCTAAGTATGCCACTGACCTCGCAAGTGTGGCTTTGAACAACCACTACAACAAGCAG GGTTTATATTCTAGTGTCATCTGTCCAGGTGTTGTGATGACCAACATGACGTACGAAATCTTGCACCCGCTTTTCTGGAAGTTATTTTTACCCATCTTGTGGCTG TTACGCCTTTTAACCCCTACATATACGCTGACGCCATATAATGGAGCCGAAGCACAG ATTTGGCTGTTGAAGCAGAAGCCAGAGTTGCTGGACCCGCTGGCGAAATTTCACAGCTGTACTACATTCCTGGGCAAGAACTACGTTGAAACCCGCAAG ATGGATGTCACTGAAGACATGGCTAAGAAGTTTTACAAGAAAATGTTGGAGCTGGAGAAGCAAGTTTTAAACAGCTGCCATCAGCATAAAAAATAG
- the HSD17B7 gene encoding 3-keto-steroid reductase/17-beta-hydroxysteroid dehydrogenase 7 isoform X3 has protein sequence MQKVAVITGASSGIGSALCHRLLQEDADLHVCLACRNMDKANATRNELLYYYPHADISLIQIDVGKLDSVLHAAKEIKTRFQRLDYLFLNAGIMVKPRVSLRAFLRGIFSRRIIRMLSTAEGLMSQEDRVTPDGLQEVFETNFFGHFILIRQLEALLCCVEKPSKLVWTSSVNAHKNNFSLDDYQHQHGKEAYSSSKYATDLASVALNNHYNKQGLYSSVICPGVVMTNMTYEILHPLFWKLFLPILWLLRLLTPTYTLTPYNGAEAQIWLLKQKPELLDPLAKFHSCTTFLGKNYVETRKMDVTEDMAKKFYKKMLELEKQVLNSCHQHKK, from the exons TGGAATTGGTTCCGCGCTGTGCCACCGTCTCCTTCAAGAAGATGCCGACCTCCACGTGTGTTTAGCCTGCAGGAACATGGACAAGGCCAACGCCACCCGTAATGAACTGCTGTACTACTACCCTCATGCAGACATCAGCCTAATTCAAATAGACGTTGGCAAGCTGGATTCTGTCCTACATGCAGCCAAAGAGATCAAGACAAG ATTTCAGCGTTTGGATTATCTCTTCTTGAATGCTGGGATCATGGTAAAGCCACGTGTCAGTTTGAGGGCATTTTTACGTGGCATCTTCTCCAG GCGAATAATCCGGATGTTGTCCACAGCAGAAGGGCTAATGAGCCAGGAGGACAGGGTCACTCCAGATGGCCTACAGGAGGTCTTTGAAACCAACTTCTTTGGACATTTCATACTG ATCCGGCAGCTGGAGGCTCTGCTTTGCTGTGTTGAAAAGCCCTCCAAGCTGGTCTGGACTTCTTCGGTCAATGCCCATAAAAATAACTTCAGTCTCGACGATTACCAGCACCAGCACGGCAAGGAGGCCTACAGCTCCTCTAAGTATGCCACTGACCTCGCAAGTGTGGCTTTGAACAACCACTACAACAAGCAG GGTTTATATTCTAGTGTCATCTGTCCAGGTGTTGTGATGACCAACATGACGTACGAAATCTTGCACCCGCTTTTCTGGAAGTTATTTTTACCCATCTTGTGGCTG TTACGCCTTTTAACCCCTACATATACGCTGACGCCATATAATGGAGCCGAAGCACAG ATTTGGCTGTTGAAGCAGAAGCCAGAGTTGCTGGACCCGCTGGCGAAATTTCACAGCTGTACTACATTCCTGGGCAAGAACTACGTTGAAACCCGCAAG ATGGATGTCACTGAAGACATGGCTAAGAAGTTTTACAAGAAAATGTTGGAGCTGGAGAAGCAAGTTTTAAACAGCTGCCATCAGCATAAAAAATAG
- the HSD17B7 gene encoding 3-keto-steroid reductase/17-beta-hydroxysteroid dehydrogenase 7 isoform X2, whose product MQKVAVITGASSGIGSALCHRLLQEDADLHVCLACRNMDKANATRNELLYYYPHADISLIQIDVGKLDSVLHAAKEIKTRFQRLDYLFLNAGIMVKPRVSLRAFLRGIFSRSSKQHTWGAQVVSHPNTDQAQTCIASVMEHPQVEQNEAKTSFSQRIIRMLSTAEGLMSQEDRVTPDGLQEVFETNFFGHFILIRQLEALLCCVEKPSKLVWTSSVNAHKNNFSLDDYQHQHGKEAYSSSKYATDLASVALNNHYNKQGLYSSVICPGVVMTNMTYEILHPLFWKLFLPILWLIWLLKQKPELLDPLAKFHSCTTFLGKNYVETRKMDVTEDMAKKFYKKMLELEKQVLNSCHQHKK is encoded by the exons TGGAATTGGTTCCGCGCTGTGCCACCGTCTCCTTCAAGAAGATGCCGACCTCCACGTGTGTTTAGCCTGCAGGAACATGGACAAGGCCAACGCCACCCGTAATGAACTGCTGTACTACTACCCTCATGCAGACATCAGCCTAATTCAAATAGACGTTGGCAAGCTGGATTCTGTCCTACATGCAGCCAAAGAGATCAAGACAAG ATTTCAGCGTTTGGATTATCTCTTCTTGAATGCTGGGATCATGGTAAAGCCACGTGTCAGTTTGAGGGCATTTTTACGTGGCATCTTCTCCAG gagtTCAAAGCAACACACATGGGGtgcccaggtggtctcccatccaaatacTGACCAGGCCCAAACCTGTATAGCTTCAGTGATGGAACATCCTCAAGTGGAACAAAATGAAGCAAAGACCTCTTTTTCCCA GCGAATAATCCGGATGTTGTCCACAGCAGAAGGGCTAATGAGCCAGGAGGACAGGGTCACTCCAGATGGCCTACAGGAGGTCTTTGAAACCAACTTCTTTGGACATTTCATACTG ATCCGGCAGCTGGAGGCTCTGCTTTGCTGTGTTGAAAAGCCCTCCAAGCTGGTCTGGACTTCTTCGGTCAATGCCCATAAAAATAACTTCAGTCTCGACGATTACCAGCACCAGCACGGCAAGGAGGCCTACAGCTCCTCTAAGTATGCCACTGACCTCGCAAGTGTGGCTTTGAACAACCACTACAACAAGCAG GGTTTATATTCTAGTGTCATCTGTCCAGGTGTTGTGATGACCAACATGACGTACGAAATCTTGCACCCGCTTTTCTGGAAGTTATTTTTACCCATCTTGTGGCTG ATTTGGCTGTTGAAGCAGAAGCCAGAGTTGCTGGACCCGCTGGCGAAATTTCACAGCTGTACTACATTCCTGGGCAAGAACTACGTTGAAACCCGCAAG ATGGATGTCACTGAAGACATGGCTAAGAAGTTTTACAAGAAAATGTTGGAGCTGGAGAAGCAAGTTTTAAACAGCTGCCATCAGCATAAAAAATAG
- the CCDC190 gene encoding coiled-coil domain-containing protein 190 — protein MAEGEASRRWEAERRDVKRAEARLSHGLRSVEEAHLSYLNSVTKEQKRLKQELLKLQRSHSKQKLSVDTGHLSIKLALPLLSPQARQDYTCSHDATLRSRRKTLPRTGGFSGASQLHLHPQTLNSEVSGCDEDRKGYLPPLKAKDQNTIDDRDMTTLKDSITKQLNISAESVEKEEIDSTEDGRKESAKEEPRDVGPKGTTTTKLMYLPPKRRPSFGHERLITDPEAYAADGCLRTMYSRPDFLKAYAEARKARYIRHKYLPGWEKELSLQDIFGHKKSIDYIPQEQAVVKPNP, from the exons ATGGCAGAGGGAGAGGCCTCAAGACGTTGGGAGGCAGAGAGGAGAGATGTCAAGAGGGCTGAGGCCAGGCTCAGCCATGGACTGCGGAGCGTGGAAGAAGCCCATCTCTCTTACTTGAACTCAGTGACCAAGGAACAGAAGCGCCTCAAGCAGGAACTCCTGAAGTTGCAGAGAA GCCACTCCAAGCAGAAACTCTCTGTGGACACTGGGCATCTTAGCATCAAACTGGCTCTTCCTCTGTTGTCCCCTCAGGCAAGGCAGGATTACACTTGCTCCCATGATGCAACACTGCG ATCCAGGAGGAAAACCTTGCCCAGGACAGGAGGGTTTTCGGGGGCAAGCCAGCTACACTTGCATCCCCAAACACTCAACAGTGAAGTCTCTGGATGTGATGAGGACAGAAAGGGGTACTTGCCACCCTTGAAGGCCAAAGACCAAAACACCATTGATGATAGAGACATGACCACCCTTAAAGACTCCATCACCAAGCAGCTGAACATCTCAGCAGAGTCTGTGGAGAAAGAGGAAATCGATAGCACTGAGGATGGAAGGAAAGAGTCCGCAAAGGAAGagcctagagatgttggacccaaaggcaccaccaccaccaagctcATGTATCTCCCACCAAAGCGAAGGCCTTCCTTTGGTCATGAGAGGCTGATCACGGATCCAGAGGCCTATGCTGCAGATGGATGCCTCAGGACCATGTATAGCAGGCCAGATTTCCTCAAGGCCTATGCTGAAGCTAGGAAAGCCCGCTATATCCGGCACAAGTACCTTCCCGGCTGGGAAAAGGAGCTCAGCCTCCAGGATATATTTGGGCACAAAAAGTCCATAGACTACATCCCTCAGGAGCAGGCTGTGGTGAAACCAAATccctaa